One window of Branchiostoma lanceolatum isolate klBraLanc5 chromosome 8, klBraLanc5.hap2, whole genome shotgun sequence genomic DNA carries:
- the LOC136440198 gene encoding fibrous sheath CABYR-binding protein-like: MAAVQRQTSQWGHLEEDSDRQEHYEKEWWKWKGQMRGDAANLRKGDAAASQASQGGPGTWPGFRQNIPTVEQLHSVAPPVATTFTGIPPGGERPPSPTPPWRQGKHFTSQRRAPTVITISREELRSTVHTKAQSKLPAPQTFPALQKFEYQQPVQKLPSAPKHVTPQPVKVQNTPKMEEAPTNTPKVSEPAAPQDAPANLPAPSQATESHDHLSAEARADYEAARVVGHSDLSGYANVVYDLHVDKGRLAKTVHASAKKVRSRGASASGSAAATREGSPVKELEAAEAAETQQPSADAAEAAPTAAPAAAPAAAAAQGQASTQESSTSVQQSTTVTVQEESVTASVLESSAQGTQDAAEGNQPSWTVRGSGQGGKSGGGNRKKVFCGRPSDFVPDHLRSAIRAMPGQRSRYIKTYSYVAKHQLME; encoded by the exons ATGGCCGCTGTCCAACGACAAACGTCGCAATGGGGACATCTGGAGGAAGATAGTGACAGGCAAGAGCATTATGAGAAGGAGTGGTGGAAGTGGAAAGGACAGATGAGAGGAGATGCAGCGAACCTACGAAAGGGTGATGCGGCCGCAAG CCAAGCGTCGCAAGGAGGGCCCGGAACTTGGCCCGGATTTAGGCAAAACATCCCGACCGTAGAGCAACTCCACAGCGTCGCACCGCCAGTGGCAACTACCTTCACTGGAATACCCCCCGGCGGAGAACGACCCCCTTCCCCCACGCCCCCCTGGAGACAAGGGAAGCATTTCACGAGTCAGAGACGAGCTCCGACCGTCATCACCATCTCGAGGGAGGAGCTACGCAGCACCGTTCACACTAAAGCTCAGAGTAAGCTTCCCGCTCCGCAGACGTTTCCCGCTCTGCAGAAGTTTGAGTATCAACAACCAGTCCAGAAGCTACCATCTGCACCAAAACACGTAACTCCTCAACCTGTGAAGGTACAGAATACACCTAAGATGGAGGAGGCTCCAACGAATACGCCGAAGGTCTCTGAGCCTGCGGCACCTCAGGACGCACCTGCCAACCTTCCCGCACCAAGCCAAGCTACAGAGTCTCATGACCATCTGTCAGCCGAAGCTCGGGCCGACTACGAAGCTGCTAGAGTCGTGGGGCACAGTGATCTTTCAGGGTACGCCAATGTGGTTTACGATCTTCACGTCGACAAGGGGAGGTTGGCCAAAACGGTACATGCGTCCGCCAAGAAGGTCCGGAGCCGGGGTGCCTCTGCCAGTGGTTCCGCGGCGGCTACACGTGAAGGGTCGCCCGTCAAGGAGTTAGAGGCTGCCGAAGCAGCGGAGACGCAGCAACCATCAGCAGATGCTGCCGAGGCCGCTCCTACTGCCGCTCCTGCTGCCGCCcctgctgctgcagctgccCAAGGACAGGCATCGACACAGGAATCAAGTACCAGCGTACAACAGTCAACCACGGTTACGGTCCAGGAGGAGTCGGTCACCGCGAGCGTCCTGGAGTCTTCAGCTCAAGGTACCCAGGATGCTGCCGAGGGGAACCAGCCTTCATGGACTGTGCGAGGCTCGGGTCAAGGCGGAAAGTCCGGAGGAGGCAACCGGAAAAAGGTGTTCTGTGGCCGCCCGTCGGACTTCGTACCTGACCACCTTCGCTCGGCCATTCGTGCCATGCCAGGGCAGCGGTCAAGATACATAAAGACCTATTCGTACGTCGCCAAACATCAGCTGATGGAATAA
- the LOC136439633 gene encoding uncharacterized protein — protein MAATGIRLPGRLLTRKTIIVLLTLAMIIVLINVRLDMVGPVALKSVLRLAGGGCRLDITYPDTVPVGAPFPVKIEITGGSIRSIPRAEASVVVGDSPGRTVTLYYGIGTTNLTLTREGAWDVLVSVSGRLAYSAGGRVADESCTEQFSVKAVNLDDPTVETKRIQGGTLNNAALQWTKGFVVIEGAVTVPASSQLIVNPGVVVLMKPDARIEVLGEAKLGTKEGQPIVITSYPSGSSEVKPWNQLLFGRYAIGILHNAWFLQGGASAHSNFGNLDTQRVIHGEESSDIAFIGGGIIDNVGGAIGGERCRLQVHRAVISRCNGGGSVQQAVVTLQNVHVTEIGQYQTSSSSHLTGDGFTFYSSRITPPDSEFSKISNSVFAVGGGLGIHHKGTNLVIESTIVEDFRRSCVVTSGEKSRVTIRSAIMRNCRVGLQQSYGQPSVTLSNSAVVNNEVGIWYGDENVEYGGEIELENTLAMGNAEKNLKVYSNGVERADADRGSENVRLKCFFVNSESVKRKARSQFTLVEKKHSPCLQPKISLNHSDCDIALSLPHGKCLWSEYNPETLSGVRLERLDLCQECCKETSELTFGNFDHWRMLNIQNRKGATIHTGQEVETREECGVSFAADLYQYTDSDCQKTKVQLKSVFSNILHFQGESHLRELKAHYFDRVMKTSLTPPSFGMILDFSNIMDKNASALAREDVDCTLSDRNENGVSAFVTAWLPDIGMYTRLSVLLADLVHPKNFFTYVPFLYLANCMKSGHSHFADKETNNYVLIDNDRCLVPERVASGDMPPAYRYRLDRLSDILFTKSHVCKVPEEMIERLKLATSVSSKVPSLGIQFKDEVLADKVMAPLLVKEDPEIYEEVDGRASTLLAEYNSLCENNDVDKFDNKLRDVYKTSAIKHTYIVEGRDYILVNFADDDLAYLKVVSDGPRKQVGGQLFNGGLAELVSYHVDRLVGLGRVPVAASRRLLLDGSVVLKGVINAQGEVVQDFEKDHTTLGRYLSDVQTKNIRANGSVEWIASQLRHDPAEKHPILDVVVVGKIKDLKQDIKLSNQVKNFLNHDAWFSDLKRLGITRQMTWDIMDMHLLDFLLHNPHRTTFATSELRLVSYDNTRAFSADIGGKVCEPLLRCPPVFYSSVEGGEKSGCPASCPTNMEDGDKNQNCRFRRGTFERIRRGSEAAAEKDNLVNKLRKALSSEAINVNSHKDYFGRYDLYEGFQNRIAHLSSHVKRCMEKYGEYVFV, from the exons ATGGCTGCTACGG GTATCCGTTTACCTGGCCGTCTGCTGACGCGGAAGACCATCATCGTTCTGCTGACCCTCGCAATGATCATCGTCCTGATCAACGTCCGTCTGGACATGGTCGGGCCCGTGGCCCTGAAGTCTGTTCTCAGGCTAGCCGGCGGAGGCTGCAGGTTAGACATCACCTATCCCGACACCGTGCCCGTGGGCGCCCCGTTCCCCGTGAAGATCGAGATCACCGGCGGGAGTATCCGCTCCATCCCCCGAGCCGAGGCGTCTGTGGTCGTCGGTGACTCCCCCGGTAGGACGGTAACCCTGTACTACGGCATCGGTACGACCAACCTGACCCTCACGAGGGAGGGAGCATGGGACGTCCTGGTGTCGGTCAGCGGGAGACTGGCGTACTCCGCGGGCGGGAGAGTCGCGGACGAGTCGTGTACGGAACAGTTCTCCGTCAAGGCGGTCAACCTCGACGACCCGACCGTCGAGACGAAGAGAATCCAGGGGGGAACCCTGAACAACGCCGCGCTGCAGTGGACCAAAGGCTTCGTGGTGATAGAGGGCGCTGTTACGGTACCGGCCAGCAGTCAACTGATAGTAAACCCTGGGGTTGTCGTTCTCATGAAACCCGACGCACGGATAGAGGTTCTCGGCGAAGCCAAGTTAGGAACTAAAGAAGGGCAACCTATAGTCATCACCAGCTATCCCTCCGGCAGTAGCGAGGTAAAGCCATGGAACCAGCTTCTATTCGGAAGGTACGCCATAGGAATTCTGCATAACGCGTGGTTCCTACAAGGGGGCGCAAGTGCACACTCCAACTTCGGTAACTTGGACACACAGAGGGTGATACATGGTGAGGAAAGTTCGGACATCGCTTTCATCGGGGGAGGAATCATCGACAACGTAGGCGGCGCTATCGGTGGTGAACGTTGCAGACTCCAA GTGCACAGGGCTGTGATATCCAGGTGTAACGGAGGCGGCTCGGTGCAGCAGGCCGTGGTGACCCTACAGAACGTTCACGTGACCGAGATCGGCCAATACCAGACCAGCTCCTCATCACATCTCACCGGAGACGGCTTCACTTTCTACTCCTCGCGGATCACTCCGCCGGACAGCGAATTCTCCAAAATATCCAACAG TGTGTTTGCTGTGGGCGGAGGGCTGGGTATTCACCACAAAGGCACCAACCTCGTCATCGAGTCCACCATCGTCGAGGACTTCCGGCGGTCGTGTGTCGTCACTTCCGGCGAGAAGTCTCGCGTGACCATCAGGAGCGCCATCATGCGGAACTGCCGCGTCGGCCTTCAGCAGAGCTACGGCCAGCCCAGCGTCACCCTGTCCAACAGTGCCGTGGTCAACAACGAGGTTGGGATATGGTACGGCGACGAGAACGTCGAATACGGCGGGGAAATCGAGTTGGAGAATACGCTGGCCATGGGAAACGCTGAGAAGAACTTGAAAGTCTACAGCAACGGAGTTGAGAGGGCCGACGCCGACCGGGGCTCGGAAAACGTGCGGCTGAAGTGCTTCTTCGTCAACAGCGAGTCGGTGAAGAGGAAGGCTCGATCCCAGTTCACCTTGGTGGAGAAGAAACATTCTCCGTGTCTGCAACCAAAGATCTCTCTCAACCACTCCGACTGTGACATCGCGCTGAGCCTGCCGCACGGGAAGTGTCTGTGGTCCGAGTATAACCCCGAAACACTGAGCGGCGTCAGACTCGAGCGGCTGGACCTCTGTCAGGAATGCTGTAAAGAGACGTCCGAGCTAACTTTCGGAAACTTCGACCATTGGCGGATGCTGAACATCCAGAACCGGAAGGGTGCTACCATCCACACGGGGCAGGAGGTAGAGACAAGGGAGGAATGCGGCGTGTCCTTCGCCGCCGACTTGTACCAGTACACGGACAGCGACTGCCAGAAGACCAAGGTACAACTCAAGTCCGTCTTCAGCAACATCCTCCACTTTCAGGGCGAGAGCCATCTTCGAGAACTCAAGGCGCACTACTTCGACAGAGTCATGAAGACGTCTCTAACCCCTCCTTCATTTGGCATGATTCTCGACTTTTCCAACATCATGGACAAGAACGCGTCCGCCCTGGCCAGGGAAGACGTCGACTGCACGCTCAGCGACCGTAACGAGAACGGCGTGTCGGCCTTCGTCACCGCCTGGCTGCCCGACATCGGCATGTACACCCGCCTGTCCGTGCTCCTAGCTGACCTGGTTCACCCCAAGAACTTCTTCACCTACGTGCCGTTCCTGTACCTGGCCAACTGCATGAAGTCCGGCCACTCCCACTTCGCAGATAAGGAGACCAACAACTACGTCCTGATCGACAACGACCGCTGTCTGGTGCCGGAGAGGGTAGCTTCGGGGGACATGCCGCCTGCCTACAG GTACCGCCTTGATCGTCTGTCTGACATCCTCTTCACCAAGAGCCATGTCTGCAAGGTTCCAGAGGAGATGATAGAGAGGCTCAAACTCGCCACTTCCGTATCTTCTAAG GTACCTAGTCTGGGCATCCAGTTTAAGGACGAAGTTCTCGCGGACAAGGTTATGGCACCCCTCCTGGTGAAGGAGGACCCTGAGATCTACGAGGAAGTCGACGGCAGGGCGTCAACTCTGCTGGCTGAATACAACAGCCTCTGCGAGAACAACGACGTCGACAAGTTCGACAACAAACTCAGAGACGTGTACAAGACTTCGGCCATCAAGCACACGTACATTGTGGAAGGACGGGACTACATCCTTGTCAACTTTGCAGACGATGACCTTGCGTATCTCAAAGTCGTCAGCGACGGACCCAGGAAGCAAGTCGGCGGTCAGCTGTTCAACGGCGGGCTGGCCGAACTGGTGTCGTACCACGTCGATCGTCTTGTCGGGCTCGGTCGCGTCCCTGTCGCCGCGTCTCGCCGTCTCCTTCTCGACGGGTCCGTCGTCCTTAAAGGGGTGATTAACGCGCAAGGAGAAGTCGTCCAAGACTTCGAGAAAGATCACACTACCCTCGGCCGGTACCTCTCGGACGTTCAGACAAAGAACATCCGTGCCAACGGCAGTGTTGAATGGATAGCCAGCCAACTTCGCCACGACCCAGCCGAAAAACACCCCATCCTTGACGTCGTAGTCGTCGGAAAGATCAAGGATCTTAAGCAGGACATCAAGCTCAGCAACCAAGTGAAGAACTTCCTGAATCACGACGCCTGGTTTAGCGACCTCAAACGATTGGGCATCACCCGGCAAATGACATGGGACATTATGGACATGCATCTCCTTGACTTCTTGTTGCACAATCCCCACAGGACGACGTTCGCCACGTCGGAGCTCCGACTGGTCTCGTACGATAACACTCGGGCGTTTTCGGCAGACATCGGCGGCAAGGTGTGCGAACCGCTTCTACGCTGTCCTCCCGTGTTTTACTCGTCAGTAGAAGGCGGAGAGAAGTCGGGATGTCCGGCGAGCTGCCCTACTAACATGGAAGATGGAGACAAGAACCAAAACTGTCGCTTCAGAAGAGGAACGTTTGAGCGCATTCGCAGAGGCTCGGAGGCTGCCGCCGAAAAAGACAACTTAGTGAATAAACTAAGAAAAGCGCTTTCGAGCGAAGCAATCAACGTTAACTCTCATAAAGACTACTTCGGTCGCTATGACTTGTATGAAGGGTTCCAAAACAGAATAGCCCACTTGTCGTCACACGTAAAAAGATGCATGGAAAAATATGGCGAGTATGTATTTGTGTAA